The Spinacia oleracea cultivar Varoflay chromosome 2, BTI_SOV_V1, whole genome shotgun sequence DNA segment TGTAGCATTTCGAAACCAATGTTATTTTTGTTGAGGGCAATCGTTGTACTACGTAGAAGTTTTGTATAGATTATTACAACAAATAATTAGGAAAACTTGTGCACTTTGGTTGGAATTTTAGCTATAGATTGGGTGAGAGATGGAAAGGTTGAAATCTGATTGATAAATGATGATCCAGGTATCTTTGGTTTAAGTTACAATGAAAGGGACTCTAATGTTTGCCAATTTTGAAGTATTCCGATACTTCTATTTCTGTTTTAACTGCTTACGGATGCAACCTAGTCAAATCAGGAATACAGAGTTGGTAAGTTTTTGACAAGTATTCGACTATTCGGTTGAGAAGGTGTCAAATCtaatgtttatttttatgaggCAAAAAAGTTTTTGACTATATTAGTGAGTTAGTACATTTTGCTACCGTTTCAGCAAAAAGTCTTGTACAGTTGCACGCACTAGATGtgtaggtgtacaataaatttattgtatatggTAGTAACATGAACTCAATTTTTTGTACAATTAGGGTTGTTCATCGGTCCAAATCCGAATCGACCCAGACCGGACTGAAGACCGAAATTTGATAATCAAGATCCGAAGACCGACCGATTATGCTTGGACCGGACCGGAAAAATCGGTCCAAAACCCGGATCGGACCGGATCGGTTTGGACCGGTGTAGCCCTATTTCtatatgttttttattttttctaaaagtatggtaaaaagaaaaaatatatataaaaaaccaATGCTAAAGCCTTTTTTGGAAGctaaaataatatatatcacaacatagtaatatttacaacagagaattaaaattttaaatagtttatatgatattttagatttttagtaAGGAAAATTGGTCCAGTCCAAAATCGGGTTTTGAACGGACCGGACCAAAGATCGAAAATTGATATTTCCTGAATCGGAGACTGAATTGATTgccttcggtccggtccggccGGTCCGGTTTGGGTCGGTCCGGTCCATTTTTTCGGTGCGGACCAACTTTTGCACATCCATTTTGTCCTCAATTAGCTAGCCTTTTAGGGGCGTTTGGTTTGGGGACTTCATCAAAGGGAAAGGGAATCAACTAGTATgattccctttgttgttgtttgttaagcatgttttgtcattccctttacccttcTTTCTGATTCACTTACCCCATAAATCCTCTACATTGTAGCCCCACGCCCAGGTATTTCAACTCCCATTCCTCCCTCACCACCCAAAGTCGTTGACCACCATTGACCAACATTATAACACAACCACCACCATTTGAACCATCTTCACTGTCGACCCACCCACCTACCTTCTCCCTCGCCGCACCGCTGCTTATCCCTCCACCTCGCACCCACCTGATACCACCCCTCACCACCACGCAACCACCCCTCACCACCACACAACCACCCTTGTCACACTAGATGTCGCCCGAAACTCCACCCCAACCACCAACCGCCACACATCGCCCACCAAAAAAACTCCACCCACCGTCCAAATACCCGAAACCATGAAATATTACCTTTCTATTTTAATCGTGGCTTTAAATCGTCAAATTCGACTGTCGAATGTGGTCGAATTTGACCATTAAAACCTCAAATTAGTAGAGAGAAATAAAGGGAAAGGCGGTGCCGCGGTGGTGAAGAAGGGAAGGCGGCACGATGGTGAAGAAGGGGAAGGCGGCGCGAAGGTGAAGAAGGGGAAGGTCGTGCCGCGTGGGTGAATATGGGGAAGGAGGCGGCGCTGCGAGGGTGAAGATGGGAAAGGCGGCGAGAGAAGAAGGCGACGAGAGAAGAAGGCGACTGTCTCATGTAGTGGAGCAGAAAGAAAGAGATGTAATAAGGAGTTTAGAATGAAAATAACCCAAACAACTTTTTATATCAAAGGGATTTATTCCCATTCTCTTTCTTTTACCTTCTTGATTCCATTTCCTTTACCCCCATGTGAACCAAATGACCCCTTGATTTGCTTTTCAGTTAAGGTTAACGGTGGCCTTAATTAGAAAAATTCAAATAGAGAACTTCTAAGCTTTTTCTCCGTACTTATTAATGTTGTTGTGACCCGGCCGATGTTTCTACACTCAAGATACCTATCAAATCAAATACTACCTCTGTTCCTAAATGCTCTTCTCATTTTACTTTATCACTTTTGCTAATGCGCGTTTTCGTTAATATCTGTAATTGACgtgttattaaaaattataaaatgttCATATTGTTAAAGTGCTCATTTAGACAAATCAAACAAGAtctttttttttccccttatattaataataatttaaaagaatATTTCCTTTGTAAATAGTTTTAAGATTTCAAATGAGAATAACAATAAGGAtcggagggagtacttcgtaTCAATTTACCCGAATAGTATACTACTCACTCAACTTCAAccaaatttctttttttttctttttcttctaacAGCTAGATAAACATAGGAGTATTGCATGACATCACTCATAGCCAATTgagtccggatcctctagagttttaataaaactcaacaaaatagagttgtatctaaaccatacattttaaaatcataGCTCGTATTAATGAGAAGGATAAATCGGGAGTTggatattgatgagaaaaaataagGGAGATTTTGGAAAGAAAATATATGAGCCAtttcattcaatggttgatacgtgtagagttattttagaaattTAGAGGATGCAAAACCTAGCGAATTATGATTTGAACTAAATTCATGCCAGTAAAATTAAATGTAAACTACTCGTTCATTACCTCTAAAATCCGAATATTGTCAAATATGTCTGTTTCTTCCCCAAAAGTGGAAGTTGTTGGAATGGTTAACAAGTACTCTATATATCCGTCTCCTTTTGTTTGTCCATAGTTAAAATTCATTTTATTAAGAATTATAAATGTGCACATAGGTTAGTAAAGTTGTCCTACGAGAAAAGAAATATAGATAGAACATGTGGGAATTTCAAGGTATGTAGCAATCTTAAAGAGTCAGTCCAAAAAGGAAAAGATAATTCGTGTAAGATCGCCTTATCGAAAAGACCGCTTTGGTTTCTTAACTAATAGGtcccattgcttaactaattagttcaattgcttaacttattggttttaatacttaactaattgattccattgcttgactaattgatttcattactCAACTTAGAAGACACTAAGATCGCTTTATATAAAAATCTGTAAAAGGAAATTGGGCAAACAAAGAGTAACGAGGGAGTAGTAAACTACTCATTTACCCTTTGGGAGTAAGATGTTGAAGTTCCACGTTAGCAATGAGTTGGTGGATGACTTGTAACAACCGTAGAAGGAAAACGCTTTGGGAGGTTGTGTCACTTAATTGTGTGGACATAATAATTAAATCTGAAAAGTAACGAGGTTTGAACAATCTTTCTTTCAAGTTTGAATTGACTCGATTTCTTTGGTGGATTTTCCCGCCCCCAAAACCCAATTGCCAGTCTATTTGGGCAACACTCATATTTCAATCGGATGGGCcctttaattagttaattgaagtatataatatttacgttgaatcttgttagatttggTAGAATAGAAAACACGAAATGAGTTCACTACTTACATGCTGGAAGAGAATTCATAGTAAAATCAAGCGATTTTCGGTAAAAAACGTTAAATGATGTCAAAATTCCGGACAACCTAGCCTTCTATCTCTTCTCTCTTAGCTTTTAGGGTTtatcaaaattagggtttttaagGGTCACTATAGCCAAATGTTttggaaatttggttattttcAACTCGTTCTCTctaattttgttttgttttttttgtataAAACTACATATTTTCACTGTAGTAGGTACCCCTGTGGTGGGATTGATTCTAGCTAAGTTTTGTGTGTATAGTTTAGTTCAAattgtttctttggtaaagatttGTGCGGGATTGAAGATGAGGTCatctttcgactacaatcagacgaattaggcggaaatcatatttgtcacggctaCAACGAATCTATAGACCCCCTCGTAAAAGAAGGCTATAAATCACAACGATATAAAAGAGGGTGTACAATTTTTTTGATATACAACgatcgtagctatggtgaaagaaagtttttatttgattcgattgttatgtatttATTTGGATTCAAATCTTTATGTAAATGTTGTATGAATttttatgaattaattaatttgattaaaaaaaaaagtcaaaattcCGGAAATATGCCAATCTTTTCAAAAATTCCAATTGGACTGTCCACGTCACCAACACTTTACAACTTATTTTTCcgtggttttttttttagataaaACAACCATTCCAGTTGGCGATTTCATAGAGAAACAAACCTCCAACTGAAATGGCGGTTTGGTAGTCTGGtcgaaaaataaagaaaacccAATAAATCATCaatgaaagagaaaaatctGATCAGagacaaaatttaattaaaaatttattagCGAATCAGTGGATCCAAGTTGATATTGCAGCAACCATGACAACAACATCTATAGATGGCCAATGAGGCGGGTAGGGTGGGTTATgggtagacctgtcaaaaatcgacccgacccgaaaatcgacccgaacccgacccgaaaatactgggtcctgaacaagattttgtgactcgtaacccgattttatccgaacccgagcaacccgaaaagtaatgggtcaaaacccgaccgaacccgttttggacccgaccgattgaaaatcattgtatttatactaaaaaatgagattatgagaaaatttaagcataataagcacgttgtttttactgttgttgtgtgtaatataattttatttatacttatacgtcattttatagttgaatttgactaaatataaacttgtgtaggaaaatttgttaatttctgCTAATACTTtctatatttatcacctaaattaatgaaaatataatgcgcgttttaaaatctctcaacccgttgggtcgacccgaacccgaaagttctgggtcttgaacaaacatttgtaaacccgaacccaaaaatgaccgacccgattcaacccgaacccgaaaataattttttacaacccgacccgaccgacccgtttgacaggtctagttaTGGGTGTGTTTGATGGGTCGGAAGTAGGGATAGTTGACACACGTTCCGCAGATGAAGTCAGGGTAAGTAGGGTAATGGGCTCCTAATACAAGATTGTTACAtcccctaaaaaaataaaaaattgttacATGTTAAATTACAATGAATATCTGGTGCATTCAAACGTATTCATGATACATGTGTGTGCTTATGGTGACTTGTATATCGTATAAAATCTTCTGTCCGATAATTTGTATTGAACGGGTACACAAACTTTGATGTATGTAGCAATCAATCAAATGCACAAGTGATTCTCAATAATGTCAAGAAACCAAATCAGCAAGAAGTCTTCGGATTGATTCAGTGAAAGAAGATTCATCCCATTTGTTTCCCTACAAAAAACAAGTAATCTTGTTAACTATTAGTAAATTTGCAAATCCATGCAACTAATTCAAGTATTGAAAACATCACATGACATGCATGAATTAGAGGACAAAAACTATAGTTTCCGGTCATAATCAGGTGCGTGGCAATGTAAATAGGGGCCCTGTGCGATTTCATATAATTGGGGCCCTTTTTTTATTGACCGTAATACTTGATATATATAATGTTTCAAATTACAATACATACATAAATTAAACATTATATACTCCGTAACCAACATATTCACTAAAAAAGATAACCTTCTTTCATGTTCTGACACAAACTCATCTACGAAAACTTTCAActtcattttcttttaaaatgtcATTGTCAATTGATATCAGAGCGAACCCATTTAGCCTTTACGACAtagttcaaataaaataaaatttctcaAATTACTAGAATAACAATTCAAATATTCTCAAATAGAATATAAtgaacaaaataaatttaaacttCGTATATTTTAGATTAAACATTGAGTTTGTTGATTTagagttttgaatttgagaAATTAAACATTTAATGTTGAGAGAACTATGGAAGCATATATATGGCATTGAAATGAGGCAAAATAGATGTTGGAAGAGGAGAGATAGAAACGTTCTAAATTTGGCTAGGTGTAATTAATACCCTTGCCCCTTGTGTACAACACATTAGTTCTTTACCATCACTCTGTCAACCATTCTATGAGACTAAGATAAACTTAAATCGCATTTATCCAATTTTTGGGGGccctttttttggggggccctGTGCCGTCGCCCCGGTCGCACCGCCCCAGCGCCGGCCCTGGTCATAATTGGTGTCAAGATTGAAGCCATACAAGACTTTTgtagtaatttttttaaaaaatcgaGAAATGAGAAATGAGTAACAAATTGGGTAAGTGACGTTTATAGTAATTCTTTGTCAAACCTAATGAAATTAACTAAAAAAATATGGAAAATTTTGGGTACAAatattttatgaaattataCTGTTTAATTATTACAAGTTAGCTgtttctcttcaccttattcttattgcttattTGATTAGATCagaaaaatcagaccagactaaatcaaaaaaaccaaaaaattaaTACTCATAAAAAATAATCAGACCATAACATAAAATGGAAAAATTAGATCAGCGAAAAGAACAAGGCCTTCGTGGGAAAAAATCATGTTTGGTTCCTTTAAAGAAACATGTCAAGGGAGAGAAAGAGTGAAAGAGATAGACTATTATAACACCATTTCTCAACCCCATGACTTACAAAGTGTATGATGCACGAATTGTATATAATTTAAAACGATATCAACTAGTTTTACCGAACAtcttgcataatatacattgaTTAACGATTCCGCACGAACGAAGTGACATTTTATGAACATGCAttataagaatttgtatctttaatgacaacctaattacgacgggtcaaaaatcccgtcacaaaaaccttttgcgacggggctaataaccaaacaaagacgggaacaaccgtcgcaaatgtcttttacgacgggttaacgacgggattttaccttaacgacgggttaacgacgggattttaccttaacgacggattaacgacgggattctACCTTAACGACGGCCTCCTTTTATGACGAGTTCacgacagaaaatcccgtcattaatcaacgattattcgcctttagcgacggaatttcccgtcgttaatggtacaatttcttgtagtgataaaGGTGAACTTAATCCAAAAAAATTCCTTCAATTCAGTCTAGGCAATTAGACCTCCTCCGCCCCCTCTGAAGACTAAGTCAAGTAAAAATGATTTGTTCAATTCAACCACATAGTTTAATAAACACACATTAATTAAGATATTAATTAATGTTTAGTATGCAAATCAAAGAACACACCTTCAACTAACACCTTGCCACAAGTATATTATAAGTGTGTTCAAATTGTTGAAAGCTGTTATTCCGGACTTCTAAATGCACTTTAttgtgtacatattatattgccAACTTGACACTTCGATCAACaacatttgtaatttttaaggtaTATCACTCGATAATTCAGACTGTAATTAATCAACTCTGTAATCGAATTGGGTTTCTAACACTCAAAAATGTCGTTACGTTTCTACTACTTAACACTCAAAAATCGGGATCTTATCCtaaaagaatttgtatctttaacgataATCTAATTacaacgggtcaaaaatcctgtcgtaaaagccttttacgacggggctaacaatcaagcaaagacgggaacaaccgtcgcaaatgtcttttatgacgggttaacaatgagatttttcattaacgacgacccccttttatgacgggttcgcgatcAAAAATCCCgttattaatcaacgattattgacctttagcgaTGAGAtttttcccgtcgttaatagtacaattttttgtaggtTAAGTTGGAACAACTCCCTTACTGACTAATACAAACACTTGTTGATTAGACTTTTGTATTCATATAATGTACGGAGTACATAACAATGGAACGAACTCCTTTAACAATTACTTCCGTAGTACTATGTAGATTATAATGTAGTGTTAGCTAGAGCAACGTTACTGGAGTATAAGTGTAAGATTTCCAcatctttttattaatttttaatttctccGATTTTTATCAAGACCATTTTAGATTTACCAAAAAGTTTCACTTCACCCCCTCATACTCATTTAAGACTTgtgaaaagaataaaaaaaaacaataattgaGATAGAGTTTGCTGCTTAATCGTCTGAAATAGAGTCTTGATATTCCAAGACTTTTGCTCAGACTTTATCATACTCACTCACTTAATACTCAATGAGAATTTTACTCATATATTGAGTATTAAGTGAGTGAGTATGAGAATTTTATTCATTGAGTATTAAGTGAGTATGAGGTACTATCTTAATACTCAATGAGAATTTACTCATACTTTTACTTAGACTAGCGCTAATCTTGCTCTTAGTATATTGCTTTTTCTGTCcctaaataatttttattttcttcacTTTGTCGGATCTTGATTTACATTATTAATAAAGTTGCAACACAAAGAAATTTAACCCACTACATCAACTTGCAACAAGTTCTCACATAGGTATTTGATAAAGTACATCAATTATACAATAAGGGTCAAAACACCCCTTTAAAAGGGTGTTCATATTACTTATATTGCACGAAGTATTATAGAGGCATCTATTCTAGACTTCTAGAAACATTCAAACCATATACTACAAAAAAAGTGCAATTTGTATTATACTGCCAACTTGATACATAAATTAAACACTAAATATATATATGTtccattataataataataaagtgcatgcatgcaaacaaaaacaaaacctTAGGTTAATATAAACGTCAATTATGAGTACGTACGTACCTCAATTTTCAGTCTAAATGTGACCCAATttgtaggaacttgaccttgaTGAGTTTGAGCTTCCATTGATATAATACTTGCTTCTTTAACTTGCTTAAGAAATTCTAATATTCTTATAACCAAATCTGGGACTTGAGTTTCTGTCCTCAATATTATTTGTAAGTCTAACATTCTTGCTcctgatgttgttgttgattcTGATGAGTCCGCCGGTGTAACCTTGACCGATAATCTTTCGTTGTTCGTTGAGACGTCGTCTACACCACCACTTGTAGTTGTTGTTACTCGCCGCCTCGTCGCGAGTTGTGCCTCCATGAGTTGGTGGTTCCTTTTGTTAAGCTCTGAGAGTTGATCTTTTAAAGAGCTTAAATACTCCTTTGTTGTTCTTAACACTGATGCTTTGTCTTTCTGCAGTTCAGATTTTTGACATTACTTACTGTTGTAGAGAATCTTTTAAATTCTATCCAATGTATaagaaaaaaacatattcaCGCGGGATTTTGTTTGATTCATCTCGATGATTACTTTGAAAATATCAAAaagattataatttttttttaatattgtataattagagataaaaattatataaaatgtGTATTAACaaacgtaaaaaataaaaaataaaaaactgcaacatcattatgaaacggaggatAAGATTTTAATTTATAGTATATTGAACTCTTAATGAATAATGCtcttaattaatttaacaagCTTAAATTTATGATAATCTTGATTCATTAATAGTCCATATGTTTCAATATTGTTAAACATCTAGACTTAACCTATGCACCAAAACATGCATGGAATTTAGGATGCATATATTTAATTGACCTGGTTTtcacttatctgaacttattttagtgGTAAATAGAACACGGGTAGCCCTTAATAACCGAAAGATGAATGGTTGCGAGTTTTCGAGTGAAAATTAGTGAAGAAGAACTATGAAGAAGAACtaaaataagaagaaaaatgTGCATGCCTAGCTAGCTTGTTACTCCCCCCGTATTTTTTTTGCCATTAGAAAAACCACCACTATCTCTCGATCACATGCTATCATGCACTATCATGGTCTCCGTTGTTGTTTTACTTGATAAGTATATAAATTAACAACTTTTCAGACTACTTACAccatttaataataattttgtacGGGTATCTTAAAACTATGTGTCTATGCAAGTGATgcatttaaaaagaaaaaccGAAAAGGAGTAGTATGTTGCAACACATACCTTGGTGCCTTGAGGGAGCAAGGATCTTAAAGCTTGGAAGCTCTcattgattttctctctccttttcctCTCAGATATCATATGGTGCAACTGATTGCTACTAGGGCGGCTTGGCCCTTGCAAAGAAAGCTCTTGTATCCTCCTAAAATTGATCTCTCTATAGAAAGCAAGGGCACGTTTCAACAACGTCTGCCTTCTGAAATCAAACCTCTTTAACTGACTCGAACTCGAACTCGTCCCTGAACCTGAACCTGAACCTGAACCTGAACCTGAACCTGAAGGATGAAAACTTCCAAAGGCGCTCGCCTTTCGCCTTACTTGATAACCATAAGGACAAGAACTTGTCTCGCCACCAGTTGAAGATGTAGAAGGAGATGACAGGATTGCCAGATACGCCTTCGTTAAGGCAGCGTCAGTGGTTTCTATAGTAGGGAAAGGAACGTTTTGGAGCAAAGGGTGATGATGAAGATGTGTGACACCAATAGATGCAGTAGTAGTAGCAGGGCTCGACTGTGTTTCCCTAATAGCAACATTAGTAGTTGTTGCTGTCATGGTAACAACAACAGGGATCGACTGTGTTTCCCTAATAGCAGCATTAGTAGTTGCTGCTGTCATTGTAACAGCAGTAGGGATCGACTGTGTTTCCCTAATAGCAGCAGGATGTTCAGGTTGTTGAAGATGGAAGGTGGAAGAGCCGCCTCCAGTGAAGTTGTAAAAGAGTGAGGTGTACTCAGGACTATCCATGGACTGCGATGAAGAAGGTGATGGCTTGCAATTGCTTTGTTGATCGATCGTTGGTCTCGGAAAATCCATTGATGGAAATAGGTTTTGCATCTTCTTCTCCAAGTTCTTCAACAACAAAATTCAACATGTTAATTAGCTAAAAGTCATACACATAAATATCACATATACATATGCATGTAATTAAGAATAGTAAGATTGTAAAGTAGCCTAGTTTTACAAAAAAACAAGTATTttttatacaacaagtttttCAACCAGAATCATTTAGGAATTAACTGCAGGGTGACTTTGCACTAtcagaaattgtactattaacgatgagaaattccgtcgctaaaggccaataattgttgattaacgacgagattttccgtCGCGAACCCGTTATAAAAGGggcccgtcgttaacccgtcataaaagacatttgcgacggttgatcccgtctttgttgggttgttatccccgtcgttattaggttgtcataaaagacctaaattcttgtagtgttcgctttgttcttttcaccttattcttattgtttaTTAAACTAGAACAGACCAGAAAAATCAAAAAGCATTCACATAAAATAATCAGATCTAAAATTAGACCAAATCAAGTGAAGAGAACAAGTCCTGATACTCAGTTACTACCACCTgtgtattttttaaaattttatttttattttttatgtgtaCTTACTacacctggttatcgggcggggcgggtcagggtcggtgcgggtcaaaagagggtcgggtattgaaagggtcatttttagcgggtcgataatggaccggtcaaaagcgggtcgcgggtcaatagcgggtcattagtgggcgggtcaataaacgagcaatgaaaaatgaaaaacaaaagagccatgtgcaagtacaagtaaatacgaagctatacacgtaattttttgtatcattactattttaattttcaaaataattgtagtataagtttgaccctataatgaccctgtccaataaaagccttgtccaataagagccctgcccaataaaagccctattaacttgaccctatccctatatccattggactaccctgtccaataaccaggtctagtacTTACTTGTTGTATACTGGACATGCCGAGTTCAATCTCACCTTGCTCGCAACCTATGAATACCGCAGTCTGCATGCATTAAATCAAAGTTCTTCCATAAGCTCGAtcagtaccaaaaaaaaaaagaaaaaagaaaaaaacacaaATTGAGGTTCATATTGTTCATCAGAAAATAATGCTAGCTGTGATTATCCCATTTAATTCCTGCAACAACGAACCTTAATCTTTGCTTCCTGCAATATGTATAAAACATTAAGGAAATCAGTTACTCCGTACTAACTAACACtatttaattaaactataaaGGGAGACCTGAAACCTATCGTACACAGACCCTCTGTCTTGACCACTAGACCAAAACATCATTgatatttaaattttatttattacattaCACGGTTTGGTGTTAATAGAACTCTATGATCATTACCTGGTAGAAGTGACGCTGTGATTCGATTGTCGCGAGCCGTTGAAGATCTAGCTCCTGCAGCTCTAAATAGGGGTTTGTGTCTCTGAATGCAAGTCCTGGGACTAGACTGCATAAAAATTATAagaagttgatattctgaaaatatatatacTTAAACCAATATGACAAGATCTTACGTGATAACGTTTATACTTTGAACACATATTACAAGacataaagaactttcaggaataGAGTATAACATTTTGAACTGTATTGGATGAAAAGAAGCAATGAGCATACTCATTTGCAACAGActacataaaaatcataaaaggttgatattttgaaagtaGATAACGAgatcaatctaacaagatcataCATAATAACGTTTATACTTTGGACATGTATATATTCCACGAAGTAAAGAtcgaactttcagaaacggagtTAGTATACGTTCTTGAACTGTATTGGATGAAAAAGAAGCAATGAACATACTCATTCCCAACAGGAAAAACAGATAGTTTGTACTCGTCGAAGAGTCGTCGAGGAATCGATACTCCTCTAGTCGAAGAACTCGCCTCTTCTAGGAAGTGTCCTTCTTCACAGTACAAAAAACTGTCCATCCAAATTAACAACAGATCAGACAATATACAAAAACTGATGTCGAAAACTACAAAATaaagggtgcgttctattcaactgatttcacttatttttctggaaattatctgaatttattagaACTTGTCAATAGTTATGTTAATTATAAAGTATAGTTGATAAACCCTTCATTTTTCTAAACTTATCTTAaatgaatttatctgaacttttcAAAACTTATCTTtcttgaaataagtggaaataa contains these protein-coding regions:
- the LOC110805221 gene encoding putative transcription factor bHLH041 isoform X2, which codes for MIPGLAFRDTNPYLELQELDLQRLATIESQRHFYQEAKIKTAVFIGCEQGEIELGMSSIQQNLEKKMQNLFPSMDFPRPTIDQQSNCKPSPSSSQSMDSPEYTSLFYNFTGGGSSTFHLQQPEHPAAIRETQSIPTAVTMTAATTNAAIRETQSIPVVVTMTATTTNVAIRETQSSPATTTASIGVTHLHHHPLLQNVPFPTIETTDAALTKAYLAILSSPSTSSTGGETSSCPYGYQVRRKASAFGSFHPSGSGSGSGSGSGSGTSSSSSQLKRFDFRRQTLLKRALAFYREINFRRIQELSLQGPSRPSSNQLHHMISERKRREKINESFQALRSLLPQGTKKDKASVLRTTKEYLSSLKDQLSELNKRNHQLMEAQLATRRRVTTTTSGGVDDVSTNNERLSVKVTPADSSESTTTSGARMLDLQIILRTETQVPDLVIRILEFLKQVKEASIISMEAQTHQGQVPTNWVTFRLKIEGNKWDESSFTESIRRLLADLVS
- the LOC110805221 gene encoding putative transcription factor bHLH041 isoform X1 gives rise to the protein MDSVFRLGNGDRVSYLHSIMHSFAASYVCLWSYSPDLNFLYCEEGHFLEEASSSTRGVSIPRRLFDEYKLSVFPVGNDLVPGLAFRDTNPYLELQELDLQRLATIESQRHFYQEAKIKTAVFIGCEQGEIELGMSSIQQNLEKKMQNLFPSMDFPRPTIDQQSNCKPSPSSSQSMDSPEYTSLFYNFTGGGSSTFHLQQPEHPAAIRETQSIPTAVTMTAATTNAAIRETQSIPVVVTMTATTTNVAIRETQSSPATTTASIGVTHLHHHPLLQNVPFPTIETTDAALTKAYLAILSSPSTSSTGGETSSCPYGYQVRRKASAFGSFHPSGSGSGSGSGSGSGTSSSSSQLKRFDFRRQTLLKRALAFYREINFRRIQELSLQGPSRPSSNQLHHMISERKRREKINESFQALRSLLPQGTKKDKASVLRTTKEYLSSLKDQLSELNKRNHQLMEAQLATRRRVTTTTSGGVDDVSTNNERLSVKVTPADSSESTTTSGARMLDLQIILRTETQVPDLVIRILEFLKQVKEASIISMEAQTHQGQVPTNWVTFRLKIEGNKWDESSFTESIRRLLADLVS